A region from the Vicia villosa cultivar HV-30 ecotype Madison, WI linkage group LG3, Vvil1.0, whole genome shotgun sequence genome encodes:
- the LOC131659828 gene encoding F-box/kelch-repeat protein At3g23880-like: MMISSIGRKKPNITDSKDDSLPTPGMFWNSLTSIQKFAIKLFKISTTKQLDISSTNHVIIMDSVPTLPFDLITEILSRLPVKFLLKFQCVSKSWNSLISHDPNFAKKHLTKSTTHSLNSLGFTFPGILTMYPPDFFFNTFVFTNVKQHEHPSQECNRCLRAKKVEIVGSCNGILCLAYKEFIQLWNPTIGKLKELPVLRNPHHLNIAYGFGYDSVTDHYKVVVVLWDHCGDEKTQVKVNTLGTKLWKNIEEEFPFGSIPDQKSGKCVSGTINWLASSRRWPRPSPRFIVSLDLRNESYQKVLLPDNVEVNDNSLTLDVSSDCLCMISGHDVWLMKEYGKKESWNKLFTISYTHNPRLSYSFTKVVYIFEDGQVLLQIKMAFVRPQLMIYDPRIATFKFVTFQKSFYGSRFFDLDVSKYGGLVVSIESLISPCS; encoded by the exons ATGATGATTTCTTCCATTGGGAGGAAAAAACCTAACATCACCGATTCAAAAGATGATTCACTTCCAACTCCGGGCATGTTTTGGAATTCTCTAACATCTATTCAGAAATTTGCCATAAAACTCTTTAAGATTTCAACAACAAAGCAGTTGGATATATCATCAACAAACCATGTCATCATCATGGATTCAGTTCCCACTCTTCCCTTTGATCTGATAACAGAAATACTCTCTAGGCTACCTGTCAAATTTCTTCTCAAATTCCAATGTGTCTCCAAATCATGGAATTCCCTAATATCTCACGATCCCAATTTCGCCAAAAAGCACCTTACCAAATCAACAACCCACTCACTCAACTCTTTAGGTTTCACTTTTCCCGGCATTCTCACTATGTATCCACCGGACTTCTTTTTCAACACATTTGTATTTACTAACGTCAAGCAGCATGAGCATCCTTCACAGGAATGTAATCGGTGTCTTCGGGCAAAGAAAGTT GAAATTGTTGGCTCTTGTAATGGCATCCTCTGTCTTGCCTACAAGGAATTCATTCAATTATGGAACCCTACCATTGGAAAATTAAAGGAACTACCCGTTTTACGTAATCCACATCATCTTAACATCGCATATGGCTTTGGCTATGACTCTGTTACTGATCATTATAAAGTGGTTGTTGTTTTATGGGACCATTGCGGTGATGAGAAAACTCAAGTGAAGGTCAATACTCTGGGTACCAAATTATGGAAAAACATCGAGGAGGAGTTCCCTTTTGGTTCTATCCCCGATCAGAAATCTGGAAAGTGTGTGAGTGGCACAATCAATTGGTTGGCTTCTTCTCGACGTTGGCCTAGGCCAAGTCCACGCTTTATTGTATCTCTTGATTTGAGGAACGAGTCTTATCAGAAAGTTTTGCTGCCCGATAATGTAGAGGTCAATGATAACTCCTTGACATTGGACGTGTCGAGCGATTGCTTGTGCATGATTTCTGGTCATGATGTTTGGCTTATGAAGGAATACGGAAAAAAAGAGTCTTGGAACAAATTGTTTACTATTTCATACACGCATAATCCTAGATTGTCGTATTCCTTCACCAAGGTGGTATATATTTTTGAGGATGGCCAAGTGTTGCTTCAAATTAAAATGGCTTTTGTTCGTCCGCAGTTGATGATATATGATCCAAGGATTGCTACTTTTAAGTTTGTTACGTTTCAAAAGAGTTTTTATGGCTCAAGGTTTTTTGACCTAGATGTCTCAAAGTATGGTGGCTTAGTAGTGAGCATTGAGAGTTTGATATCACCCTGTTCTTAA
- the LOC131659829 gene encoding F-box/kelch-repeat protein At3g23880-like, which produces MHSLPTLPFDLITEILSRLPVKLLLRFRCVCKSWNSLISDHKFARKHFNLSTTPNLHVITPYDPSQRRYVLRSYPLQSLFTDLTTNFTQLGFPFNSPFEHFFHYIVGSCDGILCLADFHNTFVVLWNPSIRKFKELPLFEKPQVAGSAKFGFGYDHLSHSYKVVVLYNSYRCDIIEDTIKIKIYNSRTNSWRSFQKLPFTTEFGPDQSGVHVSGTINWLASTKWRPPLFILSFDLGKDSYQKIFPPEFDGRLELCVLKDCLCILCDYDVWVMKEYGVKESWTKLFKLSNLPGQRKGLSRSYLTKAFDIFEDDQVLLVERRNKKKLILYDFTNDTFKVTSLFPTLSEICTESLISPCS; this is translated from the coding sequence ATGCATTCACTTCCCACTCTTCCTTTTGATCTCATAACAGAAATACTCTCTAGGCTACCAGTCAAACTTCTTCTCCGATTCCGATGCGTCTGCAAATCATGGAATTCTCTAATATCTGATCACAAATTTGCTAGAAAGCACTTTAACCTGTCAACCACACCCAACCTCCACGTCATAACCCCTTACGATCCCTCGCAGCGGCGGTATGTCTTAAGGTCTTATCCACTCCAATCCCTTTTCACTGACCTAACTACTAATTTCACTCAACTTGGTTTTCCATTTAACAGTCCTTTTGAACACTTTTTCCATTACATTGTTGGCTCTTGTGATGGGATCCTTTGTCTCGCCGATTTTCATAACACCTTTGTTGTATTGTGGAATCCTTCCATTCGAAAATTCAAGGAATTGCCCCTTTTTGAAAAGCCACAAGTGGCTGGTTCGGCAAAGTTTGGCTTCGGTTATGATCATCTTTCTCATAGTTACAAAGTGGTTGTTCTTTACAACTCCTATAGATGTGATATCATTGaagatacaattaaaataaagatTTACAATTCGAGAACCAATTCTTGGAGAAGCTTTCAGAAGTTACCTTTTACTACTGAATTCGGCCCTGATCAATCCGGAGTACATGTCAGCGGTACAATTAATTGGTTGGCCTCTACTAAATGGCGTCCTCCactttttattctttcttttgattTAGGTAAAGATTCttatcaaaagatttttcctcccGAGTTTGATGGGAGGTTGGAATTGTGTGTGTTGAAGGATTGCTTGTGCATACTTTGTGATTATGATGTTTGGGTAATGAAGGAGTATGGAGTTAAAGAGTCTTGGACTAAATTGTTCAAACTTTCTAACTTGCCAGGTCAAAGAAAAGGTCTCTCACGTTCTTACTTGACCAAGGCatttgatatttttgaagatGATCAAGTGTTGTTGGTGGAGAGAAGGAATAAGAAGAAGTTGATACTTTACGATTTTACGAATGACACTTTTAAGGTTACTTCATTGTTTCCAACCCTTTCAGAAATCTGCACCGAGAGTTTGATATCACCTTGTTCTTAA